One genomic window of Candidatus Edwardsbacteria bacterium includes the following:
- the ligA gene encoding NAD-dependent DNA ligase LigA: protein MDRSSAQKEIARLRREIKKHDRLYYELARPEISDGEYDLLMHRLIDLEKQHPGLVLPDSPTQRVAGKPLPGFAQVKHPAPMLSLDNTYNEDDLREFDQRVCKGLGGQSYRYVAELKIDGVAVALFYHQGLLQYGATRGDGTMGDDISANLKTIRSIPLSIDAPEPELEVRGEVYLSKKEFVRLNDIKQQEGQAPFANPRNAAAGSLKQLDPRAVAQRKLSIFVYGMGRPPESLDQHYQAMNFLKDLGFKVNPNIELCQDISQVIDYCKQWEQKRDDLDYEIDGMVIKVDSYAQQRQLGATSHSPRWAIAYKFPARQAATILRSVEFSLGRTGVVTPVANLEPVQLSGSVVSRATLHNDDELKRKDLHYGDTVIIEKAGEIIPQVVRVLIEKRDKKARPVVMPQDCPVCRTPLRRLEGEVAWRCENVSCPAQVKGRIEHFASRGAMDIDGLGPAVVELLVNKELIGDFGDLYNLRKADLLPLERMGEKSADNLITAIEKSKGNPFWRVVYSLGIIHVGTQAARELAKRFEDMDSLAAAGCQEISNIYGLGPAVGQSVENFFRNTQNLKVLQKLKRAGVSMKSDTSTGYGGVFSGMTVVLTGGLEGYTREQAAELIISRGGNISSSVSNKTSLVVAGSDPGSKMQKAQKLGIKIIDEKEFTEMVKNI, encoded by the coding sequence ATGGACCGAAGCTCAGCCCAAAAAGAGATAGCCCGGCTCCGCCGGGAGATAAAAAAACACGACCGCCTGTACTATGAACTGGCCCGGCCGGAGATCTCCGATGGGGAATATGATCTCCTGATGCACCGTTTGATCGATTTGGAAAAACAGCATCCCGGCCTGGTGCTCCCCGACTCGCCCACCCAGCGGGTGGCAGGGAAGCCCCTGCCGGGCTTTGCCCAGGTTAAGCATCCGGCCCCGATGCTGTCGCTGGACAATACCTATAACGAAGACGATTTAAGGGAGTTCGACCAGCGGGTCTGCAAAGGCCTGGGCGGACAGAGTTACCGCTACGTTGCGGAGCTGAAGATCGACGGGGTGGCGGTGGCTCTTTTTTACCATCAGGGTCTGTTGCAATACGGGGCTACCCGGGGCGACGGCACCATGGGCGACGACATCAGTGCCAATTTGAAGACCATCAGATCGATCCCCTTAAGCATTGATGCTCCGGAGCCGGAACTGGAGGTCCGGGGCGAGGTCTATCTCTCCAAAAAAGAATTTGTCCGGTTGAACGACATCAAGCAGCAGGAAGGCCAAGCTCCCTTCGCCAATCCCCGCAATGCCGCCGCCGGATCGCTGAAACAATTGGACCCCCGGGCCGTCGCCCAACGAAAGCTTTCCATTTTTGTCTACGGCATGGGCCGCCCCCCGGAGAGTTTGGATCAGCATTATCAGGCGATGAATTTCCTGAAGGACCTGGGGTTCAAGGTAAATCCGAATATTGAGTTGTGTCAAGACATCTCACAGGTCATAGATTACTGTAAACAATGGGAGCAGAAGCGGGATGACCTGGACTATGAGATAGACGGCATGGTCATCAAGGTGGACTCCTATGCCCAGCAGAGGCAGTTGGGCGCCACCAGCCACAGCCCCCGCTGGGCCATTGCCTATAAATTCCCGGCCCGTCAGGCGGCCACCATTCTGCGTTCGGTGGAGTTCAGCCTGGGCCGGACCGGCGTGGTCACCCCGGTGGCCAACCTGGAGCCGGTGCAGTTGTCCGGCAGCGTTGTCTCCCGGGCCACCCTGCATAATGATGATGAGCTTAAAAGAAAGGACCTGCATTACGGCGATACAGTGATCATCGAGAAGGCCGGAGAGATCATCCCCCAGGTGGTAAGGGTTCTGATTGAAAAACGGGACAAAAAGGCCAGGCCCGTCGTCATGCCGCAAGATTGCCCGGTCTGCCGGACTCCCCTGAGAAGGCTGGAGGGCGAGGTGGCCTGGCGCTGCGAAAATGTATCCTGCCCGGCCCAGGTCAAGGGCCGGATCGAGCATTTCGCCTCCCGGGGGGCCATGGACATAGACGGGCTGGGCCCGGCGGTGGTGGAGTTGCTGGTCAATAAAGAATTGATCGGGGATTTCGGGGATCTCTATAACCTCAGGAAGGCCGACCTCCTGCCGCTGGAACGGATGGGCGAAAAATCCGCCGATAACCTGATTACAGCCATAGAAAAAAGCAAGGGCAACCCCTTCTGGCGGGTGGTGTATTCCCTGGGGATAATTCATGTGGGAACCCAGGCAGCCCGGGAGCTGGCCAAACGGTTTGAAGATATGGATTCCCTGGCCGCGGCCGGTTGCCAGGAGATATCCAATATCTATGGCCTGGGTCCGGCGGTGGGGCAAAGCGTGGAGAATTTCTTCCGCAATACCCAGAACCTGAAAGTGTTGCAAAAGTTGAAACGGGCCGGGGTCAGTATGAAATCAGATACTTCCACCGGATACGGCGGGGTATTTTCAGGGATGACCGTGGTGCTGACCGGAGGGTTGGAGGGCTACACCCGGGAGCAGGCCGCGGAACTGATAATCAGCCGGGGCGGCAATATCAGTTCTTCGGTATCAAATAAGACCAGTTTGGTGGTGGCCGGAAGCGACCCCGGTTCCAAGATGCAGAAGGCCCAAAAGCTGGGGATAAAAATAATAGACGAAAAGGAATTCACTGAGATGGTAAAAAATATATGA
- the lpxB gene encoding lipid-A-disaccharide synthase, whose product MTRIMIIAGETSGDLHGGMLVRELRKLDPGLEIYGIGGESMQAAGMELVYHIREFSFMGFVEVLAHLPFIRSVFKRLEELLVSRQPDLLVLIDYPGFNLRFAKIARKAGIEVVYYISPQVWAWGRRRVRLIRRLVKKMLVILPFEEKFYQRLKVPAKYVGNPLRDTVKPSLGKEEFCRQYGLNPQNPLIGLLPGSRRQEVEKILPAMLQACQLLHDDDQNIQFGLGVAPHIDRQYIKEQLDRCNINVALVENQAYDLMVHSRLVLVASGTATLETGLAGTPMIIIYRTNPLSFIIGKLLVKLPFIGLVNLVAGRKVVPEFLQWEARPGAIFLMAKMLLEDGPPRQAVINELARIPQLLGEPGAARRAAEEILECLTGSKG is encoded by the coding sequence ATGACCAGAATAATGATCATTGCCGGGGAGACCTCCGGCGACCTGCACGGCGGGATGCTGGTGCGCGAACTCCGAAAGCTGGACCCCGGCCTGGAGATCTACGGCATCGGCGGGGAGAGCATGCAGGCGGCCGGCATGGAGCTGGTCTACCACATCAGGGAATTCTCCTTCATGGGCTTTGTGGAGGTGCTGGCCCATCTGCCGTTCATCCGTTCGGTCTTCAAAAGGCTGGAGGAGCTGCTGGTCAGCCGCCAGCCCGACCTGTTGGTGCTGATAGATTATCCCGGGTTCAATCTGCGTTTTGCCAAGATCGCCAGAAAGGCGGGCATCGAGGTGGTCTACTACATTTCCCCGCAGGTGTGGGCCTGGGGCAGGCGAAGGGTCAGGTTGATCCGGCGCCTGGTAAAGAAGATGCTGGTGATCCTGCCCTTCGAGGAGAAATTCTACCAGCGATTGAAAGTGCCGGCCAAGTATGTGGGGAACCCCCTGAGGGATACGGTCAAGCCCTCCCTGGGGAAAGAGGAATTCTGCCGGCAGTATGGATTGAACCCACAAAACCCTCTGATCGGCCTGCTGCCCGGCAGCCGCCGCCAGGAGGTGGAAAAGATCCTGCCGGCCATGCTGCAGGCCTGCCAGTTGCTGCATGATGATGATCAGAATATCCAGTTTGGGCTGGGGGTGGCCCCGCACATTGACCGCCAGTATATAAAAGAACAACTGGACCGCTGCAACATCAATGTTGCCCTGGTAGAAAACCAGGCCTACGACCTGATGGTCCACAGCCGCCTGGTGCTGGTGGCCTCGGGCACCGCCACCCTGGAGACCGGCCTGGCCGGGACCCCGATGATCATCATCTACAGGACCAATCCCCTGTCGTTCATCATCGGCAAGCTTTTGGTCAAGCTGCCGTTCATCGGGCTGGTGAACCTGGTGGCGGGCAGGAAGGTGGTCCCGGAATTCCTGCAGTGGGAGGCCCGTCCGGGGGCCATCTTCCTGATGGCCAAGATGCTATTGGAAGACGGTCCTCCGCGCCAGGCGGTCATCAACGAACTGGCCAGGATCCCGCAGTTACTGGGCGAGCCGGGAGCGGCCCGACGGGCGGCAGAGGAGATATTGGAATGTTTGACAGGTTCGAAAGGTTGA
- a CDS encoding bifunctional (p)ppGpp synthetase/guanosine-3',5'-bis(diphosphate) 3'-pyrophosphohydrolase — protein MTKAHIGNNPTPDRMFGQLKESFQRYDKDPADWAVLEKAYQMASAAHERQARASGEEFIVHPLAVALLLADIRMDVSTIAAALLHDVLEDTEVGYQGIADDFGKPVADLVEGVTKLAAISLPREQSRGLKPGRQAVDHQAENLRKIFLAMAKDIRVILIKLADRLNNLKTLSSLPQEKRELIARETLEIFAPIASRLGIWDFKWQLEDLALSYLEPEEYLELSQKVTQKRQEREKQIAEMKAVLKNSLASAEMKDFIIEGRPKHFYGIYRKMRDKGRSIDDIYDLLAVRVIVASVPECYQVLGIIHSLWMPFQDRFKDYIAMPKSNNYRSLHTTIYGPGNQPVEVQIRTLEMHQINEYGVAAHWAYKEKKSGTDINLTGEVYPWIRRMLDWQEESRDAREYIENLKLDLLQKEVFVFTPKGQVIDLPAGSTPLDFAYRIHTEVGHRFIGAKVNSRIVPLEYKLNNADIAEILTSKQSSPSAGWLKVVRSHHARNKIRQWFKKEKRPEYVALGREALLAETRKNRMEIALDNSEIIRSLLEHYKFASPDDLFVSVGYGELAAGTVVKKIKALISPELPATPAASLPPARKTNQRPSGIGMAGVDNVAVRFARCCSPIFGDEVFGYISLGKGISVHRRDCPNYRNLASSPDRVVKVSWVEQEPGSSYAVILNVEGMDRPDLLFDVVNAINQAKLRIQATKSSTRSSRQSIRVTVEIGSREQLENLMAGLSRIKDVYNVSRILSRGK, from the coding sequence ATGACCAAAGCCCATATCGGAAATAACCCCACGCCGGACAGGATGTTCGGCCAGCTAAAAGAGAGTTTTCAGCGTTATGATAAGGACCCGGCGGATTGGGCCGTGCTGGAGAAAGCCTACCAGATGGCCAGCGCCGCCCATGAACGGCAGGCCAGGGCCTCCGGCGAGGAGTTTATCGTCCACCCCCTGGCGGTGGCCCTGTTGCTGGCCGACATCAGGATGGATGTCTCCACCATTGCCGCGGCCCTGCTGCACGACGTTCTGGAGGATACCGAGGTGGGCTACCAGGGCATCGCTGACGATTTCGGAAAGCCGGTGGCCGATCTGGTGGAGGGGGTCACCAAGCTGGCGGCCATCAGCCTGCCCCGGGAGCAGAGCCGCGGCCTCAAGCCCGGCAGGCAGGCAGTGGATCACCAGGCGGAGAACCTGAGGAAGATATTTCTGGCCATGGCCAAGGATATCCGGGTGATCCTGATAAAACTGGCCGACCGGCTGAATAACCTGAAAACCCTGAGTTCGCTGCCCCAGGAAAAACGGGAGTTGATCGCCCGGGAGACCCTGGAGATTTTCGCCCCCATAGCCAGCCGGCTGGGAATATGGGATTTCAAATGGCAGTTGGAGGATCTGGCCCTTTCCTATCTGGAGCCCGAGGAATACCTGGAGCTCTCCCAGAAGGTGACCCAAAAGCGCCAGGAGAGGGAGAAGCAGATAGCGGAGATGAAGGCCGTCCTGAAGAACAGCCTGGCCTCGGCCGAGATGAAGGATTTCATCATCGAGGGCCGGCCCAAGCATTTTTACGGGATCTACCGCAAGATGCGCGACAAGGGCCGCAGCATCGACGATATCTACGACCTGCTGGCGGTAAGGGTGATCGTGGCCAGCGTGCCGGAGTGCTACCAGGTGCTGGGGATAATCCACAGCCTGTGGATGCCTTTTCAGGACCGGTTCAAGGATTACATCGCCATGCCCAAATCCAACAATTACCGCTCGCTGCACACCACCATCTACGGGCCGGGCAACCAGCCGGTGGAGGTCCAGATCCGGACCCTCGAGATGCACCAGATCAACGAATACGGCGTTGCTGCCCACTGGGCCTACAAGGAGAAAAAATCCGGCACCGACATCAACCTTACCGGGGAGGTCTATCCCTGGATAAGGCGGATGCTGGACTGGCAAGAGGAGTCGCGCGACGCCCGGGAGTACATCGAGAACCTGAAACTGGACCTGCTGCAGAAAGAGGTGTTCGTGTTCACCCCCAAGGGCCAGGTGATAGACCTGCCGGCCGGCTCCACCCCGCTGGATTTTGCCTACCGGATACACACCGAGGTGGGCCACCGTTTCATCGGGGCCAAGGTCAACTCCCGGATAGTTCCCCTGGAGTATAAGCTCAACAATGCCGACATTGCGGAGATACTGACCTCCAAGCAGAGCAGCCCCTCGGCCGGCTGGCTGAAGGTGGTGCGCAGCCACCACGCCAGGAACAAGATCCGGCAGTGGTTCAAAAAGGAAAAAAGGCCGGAATATGTGGCTTTGGGCCGGGAGGCGCTGCTGGCGGAGACCAGGAAAAACCGGATGGAGATCGCCCTGGATAATTCCGAGATAATCCGCTCCCTGTTGGAGCACTATAAATTCGCTTCGCCGGATGATCTTTTCGTATCGGTGGGCTATGGCGAGCTGGCCGCCGGGACGGTGGTCAAAAAGATCAAGGCCCTGATCAGCCCGGAACTGCCGGCCACGCCGGCGGCTTCCCTGCCGCCTGCCAGGAAGACCAACCAGCGTCCTTCGGGGATCGGCATGGCCGGGGTGGATAATGTGGCGGTGCGCTTTGCCCGCTGCTGTTCGCCCATCTTCGGGGACGAGGTGTTCGGCTACATCTCCCTGGGAAAGGGCATCTCGGTCCACCGACGGGACTGCCCCAACTATCGCAATCTGGCCTCCAGCCCTGACCGGGTGGTCAAGGTAAGCTGGGTGGAACAGGAACCGGGATCGTCCTATGCCGTCATTCTGAATGTCGAGGGCATGGATCGTCCGGATCTGTTGTTCGACGTGGTCAACGCCATCAACCAGGCCAAGCTGAGGATCCAGGCCACCAAGTCCTCCACCAGGAGCAGCCGGCAAAGCATCAGGGTCACGGTGGAGATAGGCTCCCGGGAACAACTGGAGAACCTGATGGCCGGGCTGTCGCGGATAAAAGACGTATATAATGTTTCCCGGATACTATCCCGGGGGAAATGA
- a CDS encoding TerC family protein, protein MHQLLMWSIFSVMVSGMLFIDIFATSHRHHSMSTRKALLWSIVWISTALLFCLGIWYFQGRLRALEFLTGYIIEKSLSVDNLFVFIMIFASFKLGPERQPLVLKWGILGAVVMRVVLILFGVALMQAFHWVIYVFGAILLFTAYRMAFDEAQDIEIEKHLMVRLSRKLFPVSCADNKEKFFVREAGKLCATSLFVALLVVEASDLVFAVDSIPAVLGITRDPFIAITSNIFAILGLRALYFLLANIVNKFRFLNYGVALILAFVGVKMILADIFHIPIGLSLGVIILILAGSIVASLLLKPKE, encoded by the coding sequence ATGCATCAATTATTAATGTGGTCCATATTCTCGGTGATGGTGTCGGGAATGCTTTTTATCGATATCTTTGCCACCAGCCACCGTCATCACTCCATGTCCACCCGCAAGGCCCTGTTGTGGAGCATCGTCTGGATAAGCACCGCCCTGCTGTTCTGCCTGGGCATCTGGTATTTTCAGGGCCGGCTGCGGGCCCTGGAATTCCTGACCGGCTATATCATCGAGAAATCCCTGTCGGTGGACAACCTGTTCGTCTTCATCATGATCTTCGCCAGCTTCAAGCTGGGGCCGGAGCGCCAGCCGCTGGTGCTCAAATGGGGCATCCTGGGCGCGGTGGTCATGAGGGTGGTGCTGATCCTGTTCGGGGTGGCCCTGATGCAGGCCTTCCACTGGGTGATCTACGTCTTCGGGGCCATCCTGCTGTTCACCGCCTACCGCATGGCCTTTGACGAAGCCCAGGACATTGAGATCGAAAAGCACCTGATGGTCAGGCTGTCGCGCAAACTGTTTCCCGTCAGCTGCGCCGACAATAAGGAAAAATTCTTCGTCCGGGAGGCCGGAAAACTTTGCGCCACCTCGTTATTCGTGGCCCTGCTGGTGGTGGAGGCCTCGGACCTGGTCTTCGCGGTGGATTCCATCCCGGCGGTGCTGGGCATCACCCGGGACCCCTTCATCGCCATCACCTCCAATATCTTCGCCATCTTGGGCCTGCGGGCCCTGTATTTCCTGCTGGCCAACATCGTCAATAAATTCCGCTTCCTTAATTACGGCGTGGCACTGATCCTGGCCTTTGTGGGGGTCAAGATGATCCTGGCCGATATCTTCCACATCCCCATCGGCCTGTCGCTGGGGGTGATCATCCTTATCTTGGCCGGTTCGATCGTGGCCTCGCTGCTGCTAAAACCCAAAGAATAG
- a CDS encoding class II aldolase/adducin family protein, with protein MVYQNSLRQQMVKCCQRLDQLGFVAATDGNVSARLDGGGIMITPSMLSKGEIKGSQLLICNLEGKTLAGRGRPSSEIKMHLYAYRMRPDIKAVVHAHPPAATAFATAGIPLTDPVLPEVILTVGPVPLAKYATPSTDEVPRSIAPHIKKHNAILLANHGVLTLGKDVAEALHRMERVEHLARVMLAAGQLGGAKKLDKKQIKKLLDTFKII; from the coding sequence ATGGTCTATCAGAATAGCTTACGGCAACAGATGGTAAAATGCTGTCAACGGCTGGACCAACTGGGCTTTGTGGCGGCCACCGATGGCAATGTTTCAGCCAGGCTTGATGGTGGCGGAATAATGATCACCCCGTCGATGCTGTCCAAGGGCGAGATCAAAGGATCACAGCTTTTGATATGCAATCTCGAGGGGAAAACGCTGGCCGGGAGAGGGAGGCCCTCCTCCGAGATAAAGATGCACCTGTACGCCTACCGGATGCGCCCCGATATAAAAGCGGTGGTGCATGCCCATCCCCCGGCGGCCACCGCTTTTGCCACCGCCGGAATACCCCTGACCGATCCGGTCCTTCCGGAAGTAATATTGACCGTGGGGCCGGTGCCCCTGGCAAAATACGCCACCCCCTCCACCGACGAGGTGCCCAGATCCATCGCACCACATATCAAAAAGCACAACGCCATTCTGCTGGCCAATCACGGGGTGCTGACCCTGGGAAAGGATGTTGCCGAGGCCCTGCACCGGATGGAGAGGGTGGAGCACCTGGCCAGGGTCATGCTGGCGGCCGGACAATTGGGCGGAGCGAAAAAATTGGATAAAAAGCAGATTAAAAAGCTGCTTGACACTTTCAAAATAATCTGA
- a CDS encoding amidohydrolase family protein, translating to MVYGSAGKILYCGPNKKIPGLKYKPLSTPRNSVIIPGLIDCHSHLSQFDVIGQTGFTLLDWLKNHIYPAEVCLKDKKNAENTSRRYFQALLADGVTLSVLYTNFKTGVLAARSQAENSGIRAIIGYTLMDRAVPGYLKQNPAKIIAECRALSGLFRKDGNERLYFSLNPRFAPACTPGYLKMIGQLAQKEDLYIQTHLSENLFEVSAVKKAFPKTKTYAEVYDRFGLLTEKTLLAHCIHLSPAERELIRKRGCGVVHCPSSNLFLHSGRFPLEHWKHYPKLALGSDIAAGPSFSMLDVMRDGYYANIQKPSGLFYMATLGAAQTLGLGDKLGNLAQGKQADFVVLKADDARFSSADDILSRIIFRSRRVEIKKVFIAGQEVWPQPYKNDGQS from the coding sequence TTGGTATATGGTTCGGCTGGCAAAATATTATACTGCGGGCCGAATAAAAAAATACCGGGGCTCAAATATAAGCCCCTCTCAACGCCCAGAAACAGCGTCATCATCCCGGGATTGATAGACTGCCACAGCCATCTGTCGCAGTTCGATGTCATCGGGCAGACCGGCTTCACCTTGCTGGATTGGCTGAAGAACCACATCTATCCGGCCGAGGTCTGTTTGAAAGATAAAAAGAACGCCGAAAATACTTCCCGGAGATATTTCCAGGCCCTTTTGGCCGATGGGGTGACGCTTTCGGTCCTTTACACCAATTTCAAAACCGGAGTGCTGGCTGCCCGGAGCCAGGCTGAAAATTCCGGCATCAGGGCCATCATCGGATATACCCTCATGGACCGGGCCGTTCCAGGATACCTTAAGCAAAATCCGGCAAAGATTATAGCGGAGTGCCGGGCCCTGTCTGGGCTCTTTAGGAAGGACGGGAATGAACGTCTGTATTTTTCCCTTAACCCCCGGTTTGCCCCGGCCTGCACCCCGGGTTACCTTAAGATGATAGGCCAGTTGGCCCAAAAGGAGGATCTATATATCCAGACCCACCTCTCGGAGAACCTCTTCGAGGTCAGCGCGGTAAAAAAGGCCTTCCCCAAGACCAAGACCTATGCCGAGGTCTATGACCGCTTCGGCCTGCTGACAGAAAAGACCCTGCTGGCCCACTGTATCCATTTGTCCCCAGCCGAACGGGAATTGATCAGAAAAAGAGGCTGCGGGGTGGTCCACTGCCCGTCATCCAACCTGTTCCTGCATTCCGGCAGGTTCCCGCTGGAACACTGGAAGCATTACCCCAAGCTGGCGCTGGGATCAGATATCGCCGCCGGGCCGTCCTTCTCCATGTTGGATGTGATGCGCGATGGGTATTATGCCAATATCCAAAAACCCTCCGGACTTTTTTACATGGCCACCCTGGGCGCGGCCCAAACACTTGGGCTGGGGGATAAACTGGGGAATCTGGCCCAGGGCAAGCAGGCCGACTTCGTGGTTCTAAAAGCCGATGATGCCAGGTTCTCGTCCGCCGATGATATCTTATCCCGGATCATTTTCCGGTCCCGCCGGGTGGAAATAAAAAAGGTGTTCATTGCGGGTCAGGAGGTCTGGCCGCAGCCATATAAAAATGATGGCCAATCTTAA
- a CDS encoding DMT family transporter, whose amino-acid sequence MSPQPNRPPYLWPVMLAGITAISFAAVLIKSCQAPPLAIALYRLGFASLLLLPAFAAKGGFKHLRRADVLWAGLSGLFLSLHFILWIYSLNYTSVASSVVFVTTNPLFVSLLGWLLFRERPGIRIFLAILLVLLGGGLIAGRSDLSGDANFGNLLALGGAVMASCYLLVGRYLRNRMGILPYITLCYGTTAVIILAASLVFRVPLWGFDGRTWLFFVLLALGPQLIGHSAFNWGLKYFSTPKIAMLIITEPVGSALLAWAFLRQMPTVFEALGGLLILAGVYLTVAEKPVRATPL is encoded by the coding sequence ATGTCTCCACAGCCAAACCGGCCCCCCTATCTCTGGCCGGTGATGCTGGCCGGCATCACCGCCATATCATTTGCCGCGGTGCTGATAAAAAGCTGCCAGGCCCCGCCCCTGGCCATCGCCCTTTACCGGCTGGGGTTCGCATCGCTGCTGCTGCTGCCGGCCTTCGCGGCAAAAGGGGGATTCAAGCATCTCCGCCGGGCCGATGTTTTATGGGCGGGGCTATCGGGGCTTTTCTTAAGCCTGCATTTCATTCTGTGGATCTATTCCCTGAACTACACCTCTGTGGCCAGTTCGGTGGTATTCGTCACCACCAATCCGCTGTTTGTCAGCCTGCTGGGCTGGCTGTTGTTCCGGGAGAGGCCCGGCATCAGGATCTTTCTGGCCATACTGCTGGTGCTGCTGGGGGGCGGGCTGATCGCCGGCCGGTCAGACCTTTCGGGCGATGCCAATTTCGGCAACCTGCTGGCTCTGGGCGGGGCGGTGATGGCCTCCTGCTATCTGCTGGTGGGGCGGTACCTGCGCAACAGGATGGGGATCCTGCCCTATATCACTTTGTGCTACGGAACCACCGCCGTCATAATTTTAGCAGCCTCGCTGGTTTTCCGGGTTCCGCTATGGGGTTTCGACGGCCGGACCTGGCTGTTCTTCGTACTGCTGGCCCTGGGACCGCAGCTGATCGGCCACAGCGCCTTCAACTGGGGGCTGAAATATTTCTCCACCCCCAAGATCGCCATGTTGATCATCACCGAGCCGGTGGGCTCGGCCCTGCTGGCCTGGGCTTTTTTAAGGCAGATGCCCACCGTCTTCGAGGCCCTCGGCGGGCTGCTGATACTGGCCGGGGTCTATCTGACGGTGGCCGAAAAACCGGTGCGGGCCACCCCCTTGTGA